Proteins encoded within one genomic window of Trueperaceae bacterium:
- a CDS encoding GNAT family N-acetyltransferase, protein MTTTEGGIGRTEAPANVRPEVVEITGIEDLRACVDLERTIWGAGDIDLVPLNQLRAAQQAGGLVAGARLSGKLVGFSYAFPAYRPRLHNGPGLHSHLTGVLEAVRGMGVGRALKEFQRSWCLERGIGWIEWTFDPLRAANARFNLNHLGAAAEEYLVDVYGRLDDGLNRALPSDRLVASWRLDDYAGAAAIAQGAAAIAQGAADKGPVDKGPVDKGPANQRPADPGPANQGPADPGAPEHGVPVLTASEQDLPGIPRLGETADALLLAVPGDLDRLLATRPEAALRWRLAVRAAFRHYFASGYRTTRFLDSAYLLTRRQKEPQ, encoded by the coding sequence GTGACGACGACTGAAGGTGGGATAGGACGGACGGAAGCCCCCGCCAACGTCCGACCCGAAGTGGTCGAGATCACCGGAATCGAAGACCTCAGAGCGTGCGTCGACCTGGAACGCACGATATGGGGCGCGGGCGACATCGATCTGGTACCGCTGAACCAGCTGCGCGCGGCCCAGCAGGCGGGCGGCCTGGTAGCCGGCGCTCGACTGAGTGGAAAGCTCGTCGGGTTCAGCTACGCCTTCCCGGCGTACCGGCCCCGGCTCCATAACGGCCCGGGTCTCCACTCCCACCTGACGGGAGTACTCGAGGCGGTGAGGGGCATGGGTGTCGGTAGGGCACTGAAGGAGTTCCAGAGAAGCTGGTGCCTGGAACGCGGGATCGGCTGGATCGAGTGGACCTTCGACCCGTTGCGGGCCGCGAACGCGAGGTTCAACCTCAACCATCTCGGAGCCGCCGCGGAAGAGTACCTGGTCGACGTCTACGGTCGGCTCGATGACGGCCTAAACCGGGCGCTGCCCAGCGACAGGCTGGTTGCGTCGTGGCGTCTCGACGACTATGCCGGTGCCGCCGCAATCGCCCAGGGTGCCGCCGCAATAGCCCAGGGTGCCGCCGACAAGGGTCCCGTCGACAAGGGTCCCGTCGACAAGGGTCCCGCCAACCAGCGTCCCGCCGACCCTGGTCCCGCCAACCAAGGTCCCGCCGACCCGGGTGCCCCCGAGCACGGCGTGCCGGTGCTCACCGCCAGCGAGCAGGACCTGCCCGGAATACCCCGTCTGGGCGAGACCGCCGACGCGCTCCTGCTGGCCGTGCCAGGCGACCTCGATCGGCTCCTCGCGACCCGACCGGAAGCCGCCTTGAGATGGCGGCTCGCCGTCAGGGCCGCCTTCCGCCACTACTTCGCGTCGGGATACCGGACCACGAGGTTCCTCGACTCTGCATACCTCTTGACTCGGCGGCAGAAGGAACCGCAATAG
- a CDS encoding Fur family transcriptional regulator encodes MRALLRRHGLRYSRPREAIMEIFRDGSSHISAESLHCSLKERGEDVSLSTVYLNLNVLRDAGLVQEFRGVGGESLYDHNVSPHYHLICRETGRVVDVPAIEIEGVPLGRFLKERIEQETGWTIDEPRFDLRGVSPQAASRDDD; translated from the coding sequence TTGAGGGCGTTATTGCGTCGTCACGGCCTCCGCTACAGCCGCCCGCGCGAGGCGATAATGGAGATCTTCCGGGACGGCAGCAGCCACATCAGCGCCGAGAGCCTCCACTGCTCACTCAAGGAGCGTGGCGAGGACGTCAGCCTCTCGACCGTCTACCTGAACCTCAACGTGCTCAGGGACGCAGGCCTGGTGCAGGAGTTCCGCGGCGTCGGTGGCGAGTCGCTCTACGACCACAACGTCTCGCCCCACTACCACCTCATCTGTCGCGAGACGGGGAGAGTCGTTGACGTACCGGCCATCGAGATAGAGGGCGTCCCCCTCGGCCGCTTCCTCAAGGAGCGGATCGAGCAGGAGACCGGGTGGACCATAGACGAGCCACGCTTCGATCTCAGGGGCGTGTCCCCGCAAGCGGCGTCCCGTGACGACGACTGA